One Campylobacter sp. RM16192 genomic region harbors:
- a CDS encoding phosphorylase family protein yields MIISAGRNEIFDFALPMGVGLVDMSINLTKFLCENRADLPDEIIFIGSVGLYKSGEIFDIYESQIAANIEISSLENKSYTPCETQILSVQIYDKNLNAKVPRETIRVNSSNFITTDENLAYKLAELGYALENMEFFAVLKVAEKFKISARGIFVATNFCNQNAHEDFIKNHQKAKEKLINSLKERKLI; encoded by the coding sequence GTGATAATCTCTGCTGGTCGTAATGAAATTTTTGATTTTGCTCTTCCGATGGGGGTAGGGCTTGTGGATATGAGTATAAATTTGACTAAATTTTTATGTGAAAATAGAGCAGATTTGCCTGATGAGATTATATTTATAGGTTCGGTAGGGCTTTACAAAAGCGGAGAAATTTTTGATATTTATGAGAGCCAAATAGCTGCAAATATCGAAATTTCAAGCTTAGAAAATAAAAGCTATACTCCGTGCGAAACTCAAATTTTATCAGTACAAATTTATGACAAAAATTTAAATGCCAAAGTTCCACGTGAAACTATCCGAGTAAATTCGTCAAATTTTATCACGACCGATGAAAATTTAGCATACAAGCTTGCAGAGCTTGGTTATGCTTTGGAAAATATGGAATTTTTTGCAGTATTAAAAGTGGCTGAAAAATTTAAAATCTCAGCTCGAGGGATATTTGTCGCAACAAATTTTTGCAACCAAAACGCACATGAAGACTTTATAAAAAATCACCAGAAAGCCAAAGAAAAACTTATAAATTCACTTAAAGAGAGAAAATTGATATGA
- the hisF gene encoding imidazole glycerol phosphate synthase subunit HisF: protein MNKFAKRIIPCLDVKDGRVVKGVNFVGLVDAGDPVEIAKRYNEEGADELTFLDITATHLGRDTIVDVVEKVARELFIPLTVGGGIKTLDDISRLLNVGCDKISLNSAAIHNPNLIDEATNKFGSQCVVVAIDAKSFEGGYHVFINGGRIDTGKDAFAWAKEVQERGAGEILLTSMDRDGTKNGYDLDITRMFSKLNIPVIASGGAGNMEHIKDAFLAGADACLAASIFHFREVEIKKLKEYLRENGIEVRL, encoded by the coding sequence GTGAATAAATTTGCCAAACGTATAATCCCGTGCCTTGATGTTAAAGATGGTCGCGTCGTAAAGGGCGTAAATTTTGTAGGTCTTGTCGATGCCGGAGATCCTGTAGAGATCGCCAAAAGATACAATGAAGAGGGCGCTGATGAGCTTACTTTCCTTGATATCACGGCGACTCATCTTGGGCGAGATACGATTGTAGATGTCGTGGAGAAGGTGGCTCGCGAGCTATTTATCCCGCTAACTGTGGGCGGTGGCATCAAAACGCTTGATGATATTTCACGGCTTTTAAACGTAGGATGCGATAAAATAAGCTTAAACTCAGCAGCCATTCACAATCCAAATTTGATAGACGAAGCTACAAATAAATTTGGCTCACAGTGCGTCGTAGTGGCGATTGACGCTAAGAGTTTTGAAGGTGGCTATCACGTATTTATAAACGGTGGCAGGATAGATACGGGCAAAGATGCGTTTGCTTGGGCGAAAGAAGTTCAGGAGCGCGGTGCTGGCGAGATACTGTTAACTTCGATGGATAGAGACGGCACTAAGAACGGTTACGATCTTGATATTACGCGAATGTTTAGCAAGCTTAACATCCCCGTCATCGCAAGTGGAGGTGCGGGAAATATGGAGCACATAAAAGACGCATTTTTGGCAGGTGCTGATGCTTGTTTAGCTGCTTCTATCTTTCACTTTAGAGAAGTTGAGATCAAAAAACTTAAAGAGTATCTGCGTGAAAATGGCATAGAGGTTAGACTTTGA
- a CDS encoding DUF4857 domain-containing protein: MRSIFLKEITRLGLFFGFLILVLALFFAWFSFDLSYKFGAIHPESVIWYGYVFFDNEPEFVTFAAISASFFCVALAQFLPQRNRIKCLLHLPVSSFQILIWHYIFAALFFVVIWAVFGTWLVFLANKFYPIVITKEIFINWCYFCLSSAVFYIFTSSALIDKKSLRAAISSVIFVIICFAVTFYFKSFILIFILLLLSVLLGFNALISHKETSINLAFLSLIYAGILAIAGFGGYKFYEQKFANKSERYYIFYSPSLKEFVFQENLGGHYFAYRSASGKVFKNETEYKNELAFNYYMDLKQQGKMPVKIGDEVFSEADIRQARMSMTYAPKDAVPIEIPLYPLFNPDPKISAIPFSDDMIYFDKDKFRIFHHDGDEESEFSQILNKDAKNLGVKFPIKAVFGRFTNLKPFDAGLFFKDSAGEFFNVRIYDDKVSFEAVKSLKNFHYLHINESKNSEFLGLGFNEGKIYLFSKNYELKELETAKFDPATMRLRVSFDPKYLQVRFDDGKDYRAYVFDKNSFEKIGEIKLTER, from the coding sequence ATGAGGTCGATATTTTTAAAAGAAATTACAAGACTTGGGCTGTTTTTTGGATTTTTGATTTTGGTTTTAGCTCTGTTTTTTGCTTGGTTTAGCTTTGATCTTAGTTACAAATTCGGAGCCATTCACCCAGAATCAGTCATCTGGTACGGCTATGTGTTTTTTGATAACGAGCCCGAATTTGTAACTTTTGCGGCTATTTCGGCAAGCTTTTTCTGTGTAGCTTTGGCGCAATTTTTGCCGCAACGAAACCGTATAAAGTGCCTGCTTCATCTGCCTGTGTCAAGCTTTCAAATTTTGATTTGGCACTATATTTTTGCCGCCTTGTTTTTTGTGGTTATTTGGGCTGTTTTTGGCACTTGGCTTGTGTTTTTGGCAAACAAATTTTATCCTATCGTCATCACAAAAGAGATTTTTATAAATTGGTGTTATTTTTGCTTAAGTTCGGCAGTTTTTTATATATTTACAAGTTCGGCGTTAATTGATAAAAAAAGCCTTAGAGCGGCTATCTCAAGCGTTATTTTTGTCATAATTTGCTTTGCGGTTACGTTTTATTTTAAAAGTTTTATCCTTATTTTTATTTTACTTTTGCTGTCCGTTTTGCTTGGGTTTAACGCTCTCATATCTCACAAGGAAACCTCGATAAATTTAGCCTTTTTGTCGTTAATTTACGCAGGAATTTTAGCCATAGCGGGATTTGGCGGATATAAATTTTACGAGCAGAAATTCGCAAACAAATCCGAAAGGTATTATATATTTTACTCGCCGAGCCTGAAAGAATTTGTATTTCAAGAGAATTTGGGCGGGCATTATTTCGCCTACAGAAGCGCTAGTGGAAAGGTTTTTAAAAACGAAACGGAGTATAAAAACGAGCTTGCCTTTAACTACTATATGGACTTAAAACAGCAAGGCAAAATGCCCGTTAAAATCGGCGATGAGGTATTTAGCGAGGCTGATATAAGGCAGGCTAGGATGTCGATGACTTACGCACCAAAGGACGCGGTGCCGATTGAAATTCCGCTCTATCCGCTCTTTAACCCCGATCCTAAAATTTCAGCCATACCTTTTAGCGATGATATGATTTATTTTGATAAGGATAAATTTCGCATTTTTCATCATGACGGTGACGAGGAGAGCGAATTTAGCCAAATTTTAAATAAAGATGCTAAAAATTTGGGCGTGAAATTTCCGATTAAGGCTGTTTTTGGAAGATTTACAAATTTAAAGCCGTTTGATGCGGGACTGTTTTTTAAAGATAGTGCCGGCGAGTTTTTTAATGTGAGAATTTATGATGATAAAGTGAGTTTTGAAGCGGTTAAGAGTCTTAAAAATTTTCATTATCTACATATAAATGAGAGCAAAAATAGCGAGTTTTTAGGACTTGGCTTTAATGAAGGCAAAATTTATCTATTTAGTAAAAATTACGAGCTAAAAGAGCTTGAGACGGCGAAATTTGACCCCGCTACTATGCGTCTTAGAGTTAGCTTTGATCCTAAGTATTTGCAAGTTAGGTTTGATGATGGCAAGGACTATAGGGCTTATGTTTTTGATAAAAATAGCTTTGAGAAAATCGGTGAAATCAAACTAACAGAGCGTTAA
- a CDS encoding ABC transporter ATP-binding protein, whose product MNAIEVKDVTHFYGKKLIYENLSFNVKQGSVFGILGRNGVGKSTLINILMGYIRPKSGECRVLGKNSFSLDSEAKRDIALLFEGFTSFDHLSIAQYEEFLSAFYPRWDSKIYNDLAKLLKLSKDQKLNSMSFGQKSQVILASLFAQDAKVLIFDDYSMGLDAGYRRLFGDYLKDYLDGKDKTVIVTSHVMSDLENLIDEFLIVERGGRIFQSKMSEFMQDFKVYKLPKEFDASGKNFKNIDEFKHHKMAYGFVDIDGFEAQNASFEDKFLGFVGRYE is encoded by the coding sequence ATGAACGCTATCGAAGTAAAGGACGTCACGCATTTTTACGGCAAAAAGCTGATTTACGAAAATTTGAGTTTTAACGTAAAGCAGGGCAGCGTGTTTGGGATTTTGGGCAGAAACGGCGTGGGTAAGAGCACGCTTATAAATATCCTAATGGGCTATATTCGTCCAAAAAGCGGCGAGTGCAGGGTTCTTGGCAAAAATAGCTTCAGCCTTGACAGCGAAGCCAAGCGCGATATCGCCTTGCTATTTGAGGGATTTACGAGCTTTGATCATCTAAGTATCGCACAGTATGAGGAGTTTTTATCCGCGTTTTATCCGCGCTGGGACAGCAAAATTTATAACGATTTGGCAAAGCTTTTAAAACTCAGCAAGGATCAAAAGCTAAATTCCATGTCCTTTGGGCAAAAGTCCCAAGTTATCCTTGCTTCGCTGTTTGCGCAAGATGCCAAAGTGCTTATATTTGATGATTATTCCATGGGTCTTGATGCTGGATATAGGCGGCTTTTTGGCGATTATCTCAAGGACTATCTTGACGGCAAGGATAAGACAGTGATCGTCACAAGTCACGTAATGAGCGATCTTGAAAATTTGATCGATGAGTTTTTGATTGTCGAGCGAGGAGGGCGAATTTTTCAAAGCAAGATGAGTGAATTTATGCAGGATTTTAAGGTTTATAAACTACCGAAAGAATTTGATGCAAGCGGAAAAAATTTCAAAAATATAGATGAATTTAAACATCACAAAATGGCTTACGGATTTGTAGATATAGACGGTTTTGAGGCGCAAAATGCAAGTTTTGAGGATAAATTTTTAGGCTTTGTAGGCAGATACGAGTAG
- the rsmA gene encoding 16S rRNA (adenine(1518)-N(6)/adenine(1519)-N(6))-dimethyltransferase RsmA, with amino-acid sequence MIKAKKHFGQNFLHDQNVLNKIIQSIPKDMQNIVEIGPGLGDLTSKILQISDSVTSYEIDGELYQLLEKKFAKEIKDGRLRLFCVDALSRWDESGLSETDYFLTANLPYYVATKMILNAIEDERCRGLVVMIQKEVAVKFSAKGGESEFSALSILASLQGGCELLFDVPSECFNPPPKITSSVIKIEKSKNLIGENAVFNTEFEYEKFKKFLKTAFGTPRKTLSKNLSANFDKCLLAEIYGELNLSQNLRPHEIDVNLYLKIFEKLKVKDERRQSCSLQRKEQ; translated from the coding sequence ATGATCAAGGCAAAGAAACATTTTGGACAAAATTTTTTACACGATCAAAATGTGCTGAACAAAATCATCCAATCGATTCCCAAAGATATGCAAAACATAGTAGAAATTGGGCCTGGCTTAGGTGATTTGACGTCAAAAATTTTGCAAATTTCAGATTCGGTTACGAGCTACGAGATAGACGGCGAGCTTTACCAACTGCTTGAAAAAAAGTTTGCAAAAGAAATCAAAGACGGACGATTAAGACTTTTTTGCGTAGATGCGTTAAGTCGGTGGGACGAAAGCGGTTTGAGTGAGACAGACTACTTTTTAACGGCAAATTTGCCCTACTACGTCGCCACCAAGATGATTTTAAACGCTATCGAAGATGAGAGATGTCGCGGACTTGTTGTGATGATACAAAAAGAGGTCGCGGTCAAATTTAGCGCCAAAGGCGGTGAGAGCGAATTTAGCGCGCTGTCGATTTTAGCATCGCTTCAAGGTGGCTGCGAGCTACTTTTTGACGTGCCAAGCGAGTGTTTTAACCCGCCTCCAAAGATAACCTCATCTGTTATAAAGATCGAAAAAAGCAAAAATTTGATAGGCGAAAATGCTGTTTTTAATACCGAATTCGAGTATGAAAAATTTAAAAAATTTCTAAAAACCGCTTTTGGCACACCAAGAAAGACGCTTAGTAAAAATTTATCGGCAAATTTCGATAAATGCTTGCTAGCTGAAATTTACGGCGAGCTAAATTTGAGCCAAAATTTACGTCCTCACGAGATCGATGTCAATCTTTATCTAAAAATATTTGAAAAATTAAAGGTAAAAGATGAACGAAGACAAAGTTGTAGTCTCCAAAGGAAAGAGCAATAA